GCGCTAGCAATACCACGAAAAAGCCTGTTAATAACAGGCTTTTTCTTTTTTAGGTGTAATTAAACGAGTACCTCTGCTTCTCTGAAATAGAGATACTATAAATTATCAGTAACAAAGAAGCAAAGGGTGCTTCCGTGTGTTGCTTATTGGTGTAATAGACTGCTTCTAACTTAATCCTTCATAATCACCTATCTACCAAAGCGTTGATAGTTTCCGTTAGTTGCTGTTACATTTGTCTTAGAAAAACCACTACAAACAAGTAGTTATAATTATACAATTGTGTTATATTTATCTCACTAACACCGCTACACTAAATCAAACTTCTTTAGTCCCTACTCTCCTGAATACTTGTAGTATCTAAGCTACCCTATCTGAATTCCTCTTATTTCCAGCTATCGAAACACCACATTTCCTAACCTTTAAAATATTCTCTATGAGAGGGATTTTTACTTTTTTTACTCTTCTTGTACTTACCTCAACTATTTTAGCACAGTCTACTCAGGGTCCAAACCCATCTACCTTACAGAGCACTGCAACTCTCACCGGCTCAACTGCAACATGGAGTACGCCTTCAGGTGCAAGTACTTCGGGGGGCACATTTGCAAGAGTTACGTTAGGACAGGCAGGCAAAAGCAACTATTTAACGTTAACTAATTTTAATTTCAATATTCCTGCATCATCTACAATTAGCGGAATACAAGTAAATATTACTGATCGCTATTCAAGCAACCAAGGGTTTGCAGGTTCGATTAGACTGATCAATCAAACCGGAATAATAACCTCATTCCAGAAAACCTTTGTTGGGAATAGCGTTTCTACTACGTTTACAAGTAGAACATTGGGCGGTTCGGGGGATTTATGGGGTAGTACATTTTCAACTCCATCAGTAGTAAACAATTCAAACTTTGGTATCGCCATTGAGGTAAACAGACCCAATCAAGGCAATCAAACTACTATTTATGATGTAGATTACGCCACCATTACGATTTATTACACAATTCCAACACCAACAGCTACCGACAACAATTATTTTCCAATAACAGCTACCCAAAGTGTAAGTGGGAATGTCTTAACTGACCCCCCTGCAGATTCTGATCCCAACAATGCAACACTAACGGCAAACATAGATAACAGAAGTGAAATGGATGCATCTGGAACATTTACTTTTAACAGCAATGGCAGCTTTAGCTTTACGCCTTCAGCATCTTTTTTAGGAGGTCCGATCTCTTTTACCTACCATGTAACAAATAATAGCAATCCTCCTTTATCATCAAGTATAGCAACAGTAACCCTTAATTACCCAGAAAGAGCCCTTCCAGTAGAATTCATCAGTTTTGACGCACGGCAAACTGACAAAGGCGTACAACTACATTGGGAAGTGGGCACAGAAGTAAATGTGAACCATTATGATGTGGAAAGAAGCACTGATGGGGTTAACTATAAAGTGATTGGTTCTGAAAACGCCACACAAAATAGCAGCTACAACTACACTGACCTGCAGCCTGTAAATGGTGTGGCGTATTACCGAATTAGAAATGTAGATCAGGATGGCTCCTTTAAGTATAGCACCGTAGTGAAATTCAAGAATGGATTATCAACCGCTTTATTCAAAGCCTTCCCTACTACTACTAAAGGGCTGGTTACCTTGCAGCACCCATCTGTAACCGGCAATGCGTGGATCATTATTAGCAACATGGATGGTAAAACCTTACGATCTTTTATACCAGCCAATGGATCCGTTTCAACACCAATTGACCTTTCCAACTATCCGTCCGGTACTTATATGTTGCGGTATCAAGGAGTAAACGGCCATTCAGAAACATTTAGAATCATTAAACAATAACTTTAGAAAAATTAATACTCCAAAAAAAGCCGGCCATTAATGGGCTTTTTTTGGAGTATTTAAGCAAGCTTCCTTACCCACAAGAAGCAGTTACACTTTATACTGCATCAACACCAATGAATAAGAACTTATCGTTTGATTTTTATTAGTATAACGGCCCGTTTCTAACCTAATTACCCCCACAATTACTTCTCTGCCAAAACGTTGATAGTTTCCGTTAGTTACTATTTTATTCAGCCAAAAAAATACAACAGCTAGTAGTAATACTTATACTATTTAGTTATATTTATCTCACTAACACCAATATTCTAAATCAAACTGCCTTAACCATTACCCTCTTGAATACTACTGGTATCTAACCCATCCTATTCGAATTCCTCTATTTCCAGCTATCGAAAAGCCGCACATTTTTTGGCCCTTTAAACTATTATCATGAGAGGAGTTTTTACCTTTTTTATTCTTTTTTTAGGCAGTATTGCATTCAGTCAAAACAGCAAGGTCACAGTCATCCCTAACGCATTAACAACTACAGGTCCCGGTACCGCATTTAACAGCACCAATGTTGCTTTAATTCAATCCAGTAATAATCAATACATTACTGCAACGGATATCCCAGCTGGCGGCAGTACAGTTACGCTAAACTTATCCGGAGCGCTTAACAATGCGGCTAACACTATACCTAACAGTGCTATCATTGCCGGTTTTGAAGTAAACATTCAAGCAGGAACCAATATAGGAGTTGTCAATGCATCCCTTGTTCAATTTACATATGAAGGTACCCCTATAGGTACTAATCAAGCACCTCCAAGTGGGAAACCCTTTAACCCTGGACAAGGAACTCAAATCTTTGGAGGCCCTAACAACCTGTTTGGCTTCCCGCCCCTTTATGGCGAAGATATAAAAGACCCGAATCAAGGTCTTGCTATACAATTTACTAACTCGCAGGGCCCAGCAAAGACTCTTAATATTGACTCCATTTCTATTACCATTTATTACAATCTAGCTCCTATAGTAGTAAATGATCAGTTTGGAACAGCCGTAATAACTAATCCAATTACTGGAAATGTTTTGGCTAACGATAGCGACCCAACAGGCCAGGTATTGACAGCAACTGTGGAAACACAACCTGGAGTAGGAACACTTAACTTACAAGCAAATGGTACATTTACCTTTACACCTCCAGTTGTATTCTTCGGAGGAGAGGTAACGTTTACGTACAGAGCTACCGACAATGGCAACCCGACTAATTTTGGAATAGCTACTGTAACATTAATTTATCCAGAACAAATCCCACCACCACTTCCTGTAGAATTCATCAGCTTTGAGGCAAGTAAAGCCGACAACGGTGTGCAATTAAGCTGGAAGGTGGGCACAGAGATCAATGTAGTTCGATATGAAATTGAAAGAAGCACAGATGGCACCAACTTTAAAAAGATCGGTTCTGTAGATGCCACACAAAAAAGCAGCTATAGCTTCACCGACGTACAGCCTGTAAACGGTTTAGCATACTACCGCGTACGCAATGTAGACCATGATGGCGCCTTCAAGTATACAACAGTAGTGAAATTCAAGAATGACTTATCAGCAGCATTATTCAAAGCCTTTCCTACTACAACCAATGGCCTGGTTACCTTCCAGCACCCAACTGTAGTTGGCAAGACATTGATTACTATTAACAATTTAGAGGGAAGAACCTTGCGAGCCATTACACCTGCAAACGGATCGCTTTCTACACAAATTGACCTTTCAGCTTACCCTTCAGGCACTTATTTTTTACGGTATCAAGGAGGAAACGGTCATTCTGAAGCATTTAGAATCATCAAACAATAGTATTAAAGCAATTAAAATCAGAAAAAACCTGCTTTTTGCAGGTTTTTTCTTAAACTATGAATTTCAAATCTGTTTCCTTATATTCGTTAAAGTTTAGTGTTACGCGCAGTATCACAATGTCATTGAACGTTTCGTAAATGTTCTTTGTTTTTTGTTTGCCCTTGACACTTTTTCGATTTTTAAATTTTTTCACAACATGAACATTTACGTAGGAAATTTAAGTTGGAACCTGAAAGATCAGGATTTAACCGACTTATT
This genomic interval from Flavisolibacter tropicus contains the following:
- a CDS encoding Ig-like domain-containing protein, which codes for MRGIFTFFTLLVLTSTILAQSTQGPNPSTLQSTATLTGSTATWSTPSGASTSGGTFARVTLGQAGKSNYLTLTNFNFNIPASSTISGIQVNITDRYSSNQGFAGSIRLINQTGIITSFQKTFVGNSVSTTFTSRTLGGSGDLWGSTFSTPSVVNNSNFGIAIEVNRPNQGNQTTIYDVDYATITIYYTIPTPTATDNNYFPITATQSVSGNVLTDPPADSDPNNATLTANIDNRSEMDASGTFTFNSNGSFSFTPSASFLGGPISFTYHVTNNSNPPLSSSIATVTLNYPERALPVEFISFDARQTDKGVQLHWEVGTEVNVNHYDVERSTDGVNYKVIGSENATQNSSYNYTDLQPVNGVAYYRIRNVDQDGSFKYSTVVKFKNGLSTALFKAFPTTTKGLVTLQHPSVTGNAWIIISNMDGKTLRSFIPANGSVSTPIDLSNYPSGTYMLRYQGVNGHSETFRIIKQ
- a CDS encoding Ig-like domain-containing protein → MRGVFTFFILFLGSIAFSQNSKVTVIPNALTTTGPGTAFNSTNVALIQSSNNQYITATDIPAGGSTVTLNLSGALNNAANTIPNSAIIAGFEVNIQAGTNIGVVNASLVQFTYEGTPIGTNQAPPSGKPFNPGQGTQIFGGPNNLFGFPPLYGEDIKDPNQGLAIQFTNSQGPAKTLNIDSISITIYYNLAPIVVNDQFGTAVITNPITGNVLANDSDPTGQVLTATVETQPGVGTLNLQANGTFTFTPPVVFFGGEVTFTYRATDNGNPTNFGIATVTLIYPEQIPPPLPVEFISFEASKADNGVQLSWKVGTEINVVRYEIERSTDGTNFKKIGSVDATQKSSYSFTDVQPVNGLAYYRVRNVDHDGAFKYTTVVKFKNDLSAALFKAFPTTTNGLVTFQHPTVVGKTLITINNLEGRTLRAITPANGSLSTQIDLSAYPSGTYFLRYQGGNGHSEAFRIIKQ